The following proteins come from a genomic window of Methanobacterium sp.:
- a CDS encoding MGMT family protein: MFLPTSCRETLYEQISHEFADFELTEKYLPLVKDISKIYNGQKANINQDILELSVNKTEPLKGPVPNEFDLKVLQLVLKIPKGEVKTYKEVAESLDSKAWRAVGSAMARNPFPLLIPCHRVVKSDLTLGNYGGGVEMKKKLLKNEGVMIKGFRVMKK; encoded by the coding sequence ATTTTTCTTCCAACATCTTGCAGGGAAACACTCTATGAACAGATTTCTCATGAATTTGCTGATTTTGAATTAACTGAAAAATATCTTCCCCTTGTTAAAGATATTTCTAAAATTTACAACGGCCAAAAAGCCAATATTAACCAAGACATTCTGGAATTATCTGTGAACAAAACAGAACCCTTGAAGGGCCCAGTTCCTAATGAATTTGATTTAAAAGTGTTGCAATTGGTTTTAAAAATCCCAAAAGGTGAAGTTAAAACCTATAAAGAAGTGGCAGAATCTTTGGACAGTAAAGCTTGGAGGGCTGTGGGCAGTGCAATGGCACGAAATCCATTTCCCCTATTAATACCTTGCCACAGAGTTGTTAAGTCTGATTTAACTTTGGGTAACTATGGTGGTGGGGTAGAAATGAAAAAAAAATTGTTAAAAAATGAGGGTGTGATGATCAAAGGTTTTCGAGTCATGAAAAAATGA
- a CDS encoding HEAT repeat domain-containing protein, whose protein sequence is MVYSDVDVEYLEETRDVDGLVRLLKDQDYLNRKEAVRALMKVGDERAVDALIDALQYKTWHSDYIILRDVREYSAEALGRIRDERAIEYLIQAINEDPDEEVRLKAAWALGEIGSPEATDTLIKALEDEDWSVRKTAAQALGVIGDIRAVPYLIEAINDGDWQVRKFAAVALGKMNDEKAIPILLEAMGDEDADVRWKAMLALAKFGERAVKPLIKTLKTAKWSVRARTAEVIGKIGGEEALNALIGLLIGKTRDENRHVRGKAAEALGRIGDERALKALRNAQKDEFVFVKDKAEIAIHKILRKHETTRIFNFDNGEVSFDYSDHWEIISTSDAKKVVRGLYENNSITLSLNRNTNASEVSSHEFAEMLKDVFRVQGSKVIDENYYEKYGMGIYEIYGENHDVAPTSILIISFKKGNLLYYMWFVGDPTVFEDAGEDIKIMVDSFYIYD, encoded by the coding sequence CTCAACAGAAAGGAAGCAGTCAGAGCTCTAATGAAAGTGGGAGATGAGAGAGCTGTAGATGCACTTATTGATGCCTTGCAATATAAAACTTGGCACTCCGATTATATAATTTTAAGAGATGTGAGAGAGTATTCTGCAGAAGCGCTAGGTAGAATTAGGGACGAAAGAGCAATTGAATACTTAATTCAAGCCATAAATGAAGATCCTGATGAAGAAGTACGTTTAAAAGCAGCATGGGCTCTGGGAGAAATAGGTAGCCCCGAAGCAACAGATACGTTAATCAAGGCTTTGGAAGATGAGGATTGGAGTGTGAGAAAAACAGCTGCACAAGCTTTAGGGGTGATTGGTGACATTCGAGCAGTACCATATTTAATTGAAGCAATAAATGATGGTGATTGGCAAGTTCGTAAGTTTGCAGCAGTAGCTTTGGGAAAAATGAATGATGAAAAAGCAATCCCTATTCTTCTTGAGGCAATGGGAGATGAGGATGCTGATGTTCGTTGGAAGGCTATGCTTGCTTTGGCAAAGTTCGGTGAACGTGCAGTGAAACCCCTTATAAAAACTTTGAAAACTGCAAAATGGAGTGTTAGAGCCAGAACCGCCGAAGTTATCGGGAAAATTGGGGGAGAAGAAGCCTTAAATGCGTTAATTGGATTGCTTATTGGCAAAACAAGAGATGAAAACCGTCATGTTAGAGGGAAAGCCGCAGAAGCCCTGGGTCGGATAGGAGATGAACGAGCACTAAAAGCCCTTAGAAATGCTCAAAAAGATGAATTTGTGTTTGTAAAGGATAAAGCTGAAATAGCAATACATAAAATCCTTAGAAAACATGAAACAACACGTATATTTAATTTTGACAATGGTGAAGTGTCTTTTGATTATTCAGATCACTGGGAGATCATCAGTACCTCTGATGCCAAAAAGGTTGTTAGGGGATTATATGAAAACAATTCCATTACTTTATCACTTAATCGGAACACCAATGCGTCTGAAGTATCATCACACGAATTTGCAGAGATGTTGAAAGATGTGTTCAGAGTACAAGGCAGTAAAGTAATTGATGAAAATTATTATGAAAAATACGGGATGGGAATTTATGAAATTTATGGTGAGAACCATGATGTCGCCCCCACCAGTATTCTTATAATATCTTTTAAAAAAGGCAATTTACTGTACTACATGTGGTTTGTAGGGGATCCAACTGTTTTTGAAGACGCAGGTGAAGATATTAAAATTATGGTAGATAGTTTTTATATTTACGACTAA